The Altererythrobacter sp. ZODW24 genome window below encodes:
- a CDS encoding sterol desaturase family protein, with protein MNDTPSLGAFLAEQIPHIFVLDFSRYMIAASLVAGAVWLLSKTSWASRKIQKREATRADFKREFTSSIRTVAIYVVAMLPVIWLFTAGYLPSYQGEYGWGTYALYLAAIILAHDAYFYWTHRAMHHPRLFKTFHLHHHKTVTPTAWTAYSFDVGEAFVMVAFMPIWLVLVPTPNGVIFTFLGVMIIRNAMGHAGLELHPRGWASNPVLKWISTTTHHDMHHGGSFKHNFGFYFTFWDKLMGTEHPEYVATFNRVTGTTEKAAADVPAETESPQAA; from the coding sequence ATGAACGACACGCCCTCACTTGGAGCCTTTCTGGCAGAGCAAATCCCGCACATATTCGTGCTCGATTTCTCCCGCTATATGATTGCAGCATCGCTGGTTGCAGGCGCGGTTTGGCTGCTTTCCAAAACAAGCTGGGCTAGCCGCAAGATCCAGAAGCGCGAGGCCACGCGGGCCGACTTCAAACGCGAGTTCACCTCATCAATCCGCACGGTTGCAATCTATGTCGTTGCGATGCTGCCGGTCATCTGGCTGTTCACGGCTGGGTATTTGCCGAGTTATCAAGGCGAATATGGATGGGGAACTTACGCGCTCTATCTCGCCGCCATCATCCTAGCGCATGACGCCTATTTCTATTGGACCCACCGCGCGATGCATCATCCGCGTCTGTTCAAGACCTTCCACCTGCATCACCATAAGACCGTCACGCCAACCGCATGGACCGCCTATAGTTTCGATGTGGGCGAAGCCTTTGTGATGGTCGCCTTCATGCCGATCTGGCTGGTGCTGGTACCAACGCCCAATGGCGTGATTTTCACTTTCCTTGGCGTTATGATCATTCGCAATGCGATGGGCCACGCCGGACTGGAACTGCACCCGCGCGGCTGGGCCAGCAATCCGGTGCTCAAGTGGATTTCGACCACCACGCATCATGACATGCACCACGGCGGTAGCTTCAAGCACAACTTCGGCTTCTACTTCACTTTCTGGGACAAGCTGATGGGCACCGAGCATCCGGAGTACGTCGCAACGTTCAACCGCGTCACCGGCACCACAGAAAAAGCCGCCGCAGACGTTCCGGCTGAAACCGAAAGCCCGCAAGCGGCCTGA
- a CDS encoding retroviral-like aspartic protease family protein yields MLLQTLLPPAALLAMLPGGTSEPPSIVEGSLSEETIQAKKQVDQRLTVPVSIAGEGPFRFLVDTGAQATVITDKVIGRLGPLPRGRATLVGMASRQSVETVQIDDLVLGSRTFNNLTSPLLESKHVGADGILGLDSLQAQRVLLDFKANTMTVADKDQLGGNKGFEIIVRARRKLGQLIITNANIDGIRTSVIIDTGSQASVGNMSLAKRLRQRRSVESTMTDVTGATLVGRIGQTNLIQIGNVSMRGVAITFADAPPFASLGLDKRPTLILGMRDLRLFERVAIDFDSGRILFDLPSGIKTVRQRFGD; encoded by the coding sequence ATGCTTCTTCAGACCCTTCTTCCACCTGCGGCCCTCCTTGCGATGCTACCCGGGGGAACAAGCGAGCCGCCTTCGATCGTCGAGGGATCACTCAGCGAAGAAACAATCCAGGCAAAGAAACAAGTCGACCAGCGTCTGACGGTGCCCGTCAGTATTGCTGGTGAAGGACCATTCCGCTTTTTGGTTGATACCGGCGCGCAAGCAACTGTCATTACCGACAAAGTCATCGGCCGCCTTGGGCCTTTGCCGCGCGGCCGCGCGACTCTGGTAGGCATGGCCAGCCGGCAATCGGTTGAAACTGTCCAGATTGACGACCTTGTACTGGGTAGCCGGACGTTCAACAATCTGACTTCGCCCTTGCTTGAATCCAAACACGTTGGGGCCGACGGAATTCTTGGCCTCGACAGTCTGCAGGCGCAGCGCGTGCTGCTCGACTTTAAAGCGAACACGATGACTGTGGCCGACAAGGATCAGCTCGGCGGGAACAAAGGGTTTGAGATCATCGTGCGGGCGCGCCGGAAGCTTGGCCAACTTATCATTACGAATGCGAACATCGACGGCATCAGGACATCGGTGATTATCGACACGGGTTCGCAAGCATCAGTCGGAAATATGTCACTGGCGAAACGCCTGCGTCAGCGGCGTTCAGTTGAATCAACTATGACGGATGTCACAGGGGCCACACTCGTGGGCCGGATCGGTCAGACCAATTTGATCCAAATCGGCAACGTAAGCATGCGCGGTGTTGCCATCACATTTGCGGACGCGCCGCCTTTCGCTTCGCTTGGCCTCGATAAACGGCCGACATTGATTCTAGGGATGCGCGACCTCCGCCTATTCGAACGTGTGGCAATCGATTTTGACTCTGGGCGCATCTTGTTCGATTTGCCCAGTGGCATAAAGACAGTGCGGCAGCGATTTGGTGATTGA
- the hslU gene encoding ATP-dependent protease ATPase subunit HslU, with amino-acid sequence MIDNLTPKAIVAALDEHIIGQKDAKRAVAVAMRNRWRRQRLSPELRDEVTPKNILMIGPTGCGKTEISRRLAKLAEAPFIKIEATKFTEVGYVGRDVEQIARDLAEEAIRLEKDRRREAVREAASEAAMDRLLVALVGDNASEATRESFRQRIVQNAMNDTEVEIEVQDAPAMSMDIPGMGGGMGMIDLSDMMGKALGKNNAKRRKMKVPDAWDKLVDEEAEKRMDQDDVARVALANAETNGIVFLDEIDKIAVSDVRGGSVSREGVQRDLLPLIEGTTVATKYGPMKTDHVLFIASGAFHVAKPSDMLPELQGRLPIRVELRALTEEDFVRILSETRANLVSQYTSLIATEEVTLEITEDAIAEVAKIAAQVNESVENIGARRLQTVMEKLLEEISFEAEEHNGETITVDAAYVKERLTDLAQDSDLSKYIL; translated from the coding sequence ATGATCGACAATTTGACCCCCAAGGCCATCGTGGCCGCGCTGGACGAACACATCATCGGCCAGAAAGACGCCAAGCGCGCTGTCGCTGTGGCGATGCGTAACCGCTGGCGCCGCCAACGCCTGTCGCCTGAACTGCGCGATGAAGTAACGCCAAAGAACATCCTTATGATCGGCCCCACCGGTTGCGGTAAAACCGAGATCAGCCGCCGTTTGGCGAAGCTGGCCGAAGCGCCCTTTATCAAGATCGAAGCGACCAAGTTTACCGAGGTTGGCTATGTCGGCCGCGACGTTGAACAGATCGCGCGTGACCTAGCTGAAGAGGCTATCCGGCTAGAGAAAGACCGCCGCCGTGAGGCTGTGCGTGAGGCCGCATCGGAGGCGGCGATGGACCGCCTGCTGGTGGCGCTCGTGGGGGACAATGCCTCCGAAGCGACCCGCGAGAGTTTCCGCCAGCGCATCGTCCAGAACGCCATGAACGATACGGAAGTCGAAATCGAAGTGCAGGATGCGCCTGCCATGTCGATGGATATCCCCGGCATGGGCGGCGGCATGGGTATGATCGACCTGTCCGATATGATGGGTAAAGCGCTCGGCAAGAACAACGCCAAGCGCCGCAAGATGAAAGTCCCTGACGCCTGGGACAAGCTGGTCGACGAAGAAGCTGAAAAGCGGATGGATCAGGATGATGTCGCCCGCGTGGCACTCGCCAATGCGGAAACCAATGGCATCGTTTTCCTTGATGAAATCGATAAGATTGCCGTTAGCGATGTGCGCGGCGGTTCCGTCAGCCGTGAAGGCGTGCAGCGCGACCTGCTGCCGCTGATTGAAGGCACGACGGTTGCGACCAAATATGGTCCGATGAAGACTGATCATGTGCTGTTTATTGCCAGCGGTGCATTCCACGTTGCTAAGCCATCCGACATGCTACCTGAATTGCAGGGCCGCTTGCCAATCCGGGTTGAGCTGCGCGCTCTGACGGAGGAAGACTTCGTCCGCATCCTGTCCGAAACACGCGCCAATCTGGTGTCGCAATATACGTCTTTGATTGCGACAGAAGAGGTCACGCTAGAGATCACTGAGGATGCGATCGCAGAAGTCGCGAAAATCGCGGCGCAGGTGAACGAAAGCGTCGAGAATATCGGCGCCCGGCGGCTGCAGACTGTGATGGAGAAGCTGCTCGAAGAAATCAGTTTTGAGGCCGAAGAGCATAACGGTGAGACCATAACGGTCGATGCGGCCTATGTGAAAGAACGTCTGACCGATTTGGCTCAGGACAGCGACCTTAGCAAATATATCCTCTGA
- a CDS encoding lipopolysaccharide biosynthesis protein: MSETGQTVSDAIAAPRPDFAGRVRNAVVWRMGSQIAAQMITWTSTLIVVRLLDPRDYGLFAMTQVVIVALNFLNGYSFATSLIQAREIDDRKVGQVFGLLIIANTVLAISQFLMAPIAADYYGQPLVKDMLQIQAFIFFTTPFIALPSALLARKIEFRSQALVNLICAAAGGATALILAWQGYGVWALVYAPIVLFAVRAIGLTIAAKLLVWPVFDFRGAWDLISFGGALTLCQLFWIIQSQSDILIAGRTFSAHDLGIYSEAMFLTMIFAGRFLPPLNEVAFPAYSELHNSGQPIGPAFLKTVRAVMLLAAPVYVGFSLTAEPLVATVFGEKWLEMAPIAAGISIAMPALALHIVCSPTTNALGRPSIYVMTSIAGAILFPAAFFMGVAYGPQGLVYSWWVAAPLLLAFSLSLTLPAIGLRARELAIALFPVAAACAAMGAAVFILRDQLPAMLPALELVILVAAGAISYGAALWFGWPDYLKEAWALIVKRDPEVLVADETELRAQPHPAE, translated from the coding sequence ATGTCCGAAACTGGCCAAACTGTAAGCGACGCCATCGCCGCGCCCCGCCCCGATTTCGCGGGCCGCGTGCGCAATGCAGTCGTGTGGCGGATGGGCAGCCAGATTGCCGCGCAGATGATTACCTGGACCAGCACATTGATTGTGGTCCGCCTGCTCGATCCGCGCGACTACGGCCTGTTTGCCATGACCCAAGTGGTGATCGTGGCACTCAATTTCCTCAACGGATATAGCTTTGCGACCTCCCTGATCCAAGCGCGCGAGATTGATGATCGTAAGGTTGGTCAAGTTTTCGGGCTGCTGATAATCGCCAATACGGTGCTGGCTATCAGTCAATTCCTGATGGCTCCGATTGCAGCCGATTATTATGGCCAGCCGCTGGTGAAGGACATGCTCCAGATCCAGGCTTTCATCTTCTTCACCACGCCCTTTATCGCGCTACCTTCTGCACTGCTCGCGCGCAAAATCGAATTTCGCAGTCAGGCCTTGGTCAATCTTATTTGCGCGGCGGCAGGCGGAGCTACCGCGCTGATCCTGGCATGGCAGGGGTACGGTGTGTGGGCGCTGGTCTATGCCCCGATCGTCTTGTTCGCCGTGCGCGCTATCGGCCTGACCATCGCGGCGAAGCTGCTGGTATGGCCGGTGTTTGATTTTCGCGGAGCGTGGGATCTCATCTCCTTCGGCGGAGCGCTCACACTTTGCCAATTGTTCTGGATCATCCAGAGCCAGAGCGACATTTTGATCGCTGGCCGCACATTTAGCGCCCATGATCTGGGCATCTATTCAGAAGCGATGTTCCTGACGATGATTTTCGCTGGCCGGTTCTTGCCGCCGTTGAATGAAGTCGCCTTCCCGGCCTATTCCGAATTGCACAATTCGGGCCAGCCCATCGGCCCGGCGTTCCTCAAGACAGTGCGCGCCGTGATGCTACTCGCCGCTCCTGTCTATGTCGGATTTAGCCTGACGGCAGAACCATTAGTAGCAACAGTGTTCGGCGAAAAGTGGCTCGAAATGGCCCCGATCGCGGCAGGTATCTCCATCGCCATGCCGGCCTTAGCTCTGCATATCGTCTGTTCGCCGACCACAAACGCGCTCGGGCGCCCAAGCATATATGTCATGACCAGTATTGCAGGCGCGATACTGTTCCCCGCCGCTTTCTTTATGGGCGTCGCATATGGCCCCCAGGGGTTGGTCTATAGCTGGTGGGTTGCGGCGCCATTGCTGCTGGCCTTCAGCCTATCGCTTACGCTGCCGGCCATCGGCCTGCGTGCACGAGAGCTGGCGATAGCTTTATTCCCTGTCGCTGCGGCGTGCGCCGCCATGGGCGCAGCAGTTTTCATCCTGCGCGATCAGTTGCCAGCGATGCTTCCCGCGCTTGAGCTGGTCATTCTCGTTGCGGCAGGCGCGATCAGTTACGGTGCCGCTTTGTGGTTTGGCTGGCCTGACTATTTGAAGGAAGCATGGGCGCTGATTGTGAAACGTGACCCCGAAGTGCTGGTCGCTGACGAAACAGAATTGCGCGCACAACCCCATCCTGCGGAATAA
- a CDS encoding pitrilysin family protein has translation MLKTVLAAGAAAIALAAAAPLAAQESAGETAITAPEIEFTEWMLDNGLRVIAIEDDTTSTVTTSLWYEIGSKLDPEGRSGFAHLFEHIGSRKTENMPYNMIYGLTADIGGTRNASNSPDRTNYFETVPAQYLERMLWTHKERMALTVVDDDVFETERGVVKEELRQRVLAPPYGRFSRFVLPENSYDVLPQRRPGIGSIEELDSATLDDARAFYQAYYGPDTATLIVAGNFDMANLRTLVDEYFADIPRRPNPIPLAIETREPERTEPRFVTATAPNVPLPLVGATWKVPPAGHPDMAALEMMDIVMSQGENSRIHEALIRSGKAVQAQQFLNGSEEGGFFAQFAVINPAADPDEVNAIMTAVREDMRTNLVSDAELSEARNELFALSLRRRETARGRAFELGEALVLTGDPKAADKRLTALAAVTAEDIRRVAQKYLKPEARVEFTYTQGEDDKSAYANPAPFPTFRSLPAATGEPRKVNPPETREAPPGPTAKPVVAMSEIVETTLANGIQVVATQTGDVPIATMTVLLPGGSASDPRSKAGIAEFAAGLANKGTANMSATEIAARLESLGASMSGTAGTDGTFFSLTAPVATMEAAGEVLADVIRSATYPDDEFERERKRAIDGLQVSLKEPGALARYVMQPALYGGAAYGTLADGTPESLAALTAADLVNHRETYWHPSRTKVIVSGGISADDATALANRLLGGWTVDSAPPPVIADPDGKAQPVRTIVVDMPEAGQAAVIAAVRSVSRSDEQYYPLMLANSVLGGGSSGRLFEEVRTKRSLSYGAYSGMPSRAGEAVLSASAQTKNESAADVAKIFLDEFARLGTEPLEEEALEKRRLFLGGAYARSLETSSGFNGIVAGLLQQGIEPAEAAKLAERLSAVSAEDASAAAKATVDPEQATLIIVGDSKQFIDGIRELRPDVEVIPAAELNLSNETLRSAAE, from the coding sequence ATGCTCAAGACTGTTCTAGCCGCCGGCGCCGCTGCCATCGCTTTGGCTGCCGCTGCCCCGCTCGCCGCGCAGGAAAGCGCTGGCGAAACCGCCATCACCGCGCCTGAAATCGAATTTACCGAATGGATGCTGGACAACGGCTTGCGCGTCATCGCGATTGAGGACGACACCACCAGCACGGTCACAACCTCCCTGTGGTACGAGATCGGATCGAAACTTGATCCCGAAGGCCGCTCCGGCTTCGCGCATCTGTTTGAACATATCGGCAGCCGCAAGACCGAGAATATGCCTTACAACATGATCTACGGCCTGACCGCCGATATTGGCGGCACCCGCAATGCGTCCAACAGCCCTGACCGGACCAATTATTTCGAGACAGTGCCTGCGCAATATCTCGAGCGGATGCTGTGGACGCATAAGGAGCGCATGGCGCTCACCGTGGTTGATGACGATGTGTTTGAAACCGAGCGCGGTGTGGTGAAGGAAGAGCTGCGTCAGCGCGTGCTCGCGCCTCCCTATGGCCGGTTCTCGCGCTTTGTGCTGCCGGAAAACAGCTATGACGTTCTGCCCCAACGCCGCCCGGGTATCGGCAGTATCGAGGAGCTCGATTCCGCCACGCTCGATGACGCGCGCGCGTTTTACCAAGCCTATTATGGTCCCGACACAGCGACTCTGATCGTCGCAGGCAATTTCGACATGGCGAACTTGCGGACGCTGGTGGACGAGTATTTTGCCGACATTCCGCGCCGCCCCAATCCGATCCCGCTCGCCATCGAAACGCGTGAGCCAGAGCGGACCGAGCCGCGCTTTGTAACTGCGACAGCGCCTAACGTGCCGCTGCCACTGGTCGGCGCGACATGGAAGGTTCCGCCGGCTGGTCACCCCGATATGGCCGCGCTGGAGATGATGGATATCGTCATGTCGCAGGGCGAAAACAGTCGTATTCACGAGGCCCTGATCCGCAGTGGCAAGGCCGTGCAGGCCCAGCAATTCCTCAATGGTAGCGAAGAAGGCGGCTTCTTCGCGCAATTCGCCGTGATCAATCCGGCTGCTGATCCTGACGAAGTAAACGCAATCATGACCGCAGTGCGTGAAGACATGCGCACCAATCTGGTCAGCGATGCCGAGTTGTCCGAGGCTCGCAACGAACTGTTTGCGCTATCGCTCCGCCGCCGCGAAACGGCGCGGGGCAGGGCTTTTGAGCTCGGCGAGGCACTGGTGCTAACCGGCGACCCCAAGGCTGCTGACAAGCGGCTGACAGCTCTGGCGGCTGTGACTGCCGAGGACATCCGCCGCGTCGCGCAGAAATATCTGAAGCCTGAAGCGCGGGTGGAGTTCACCTATACGCAGGGCGAGGACGACAAGTCCGCCTATGCCAACCCAGCGCCATTTCCAACTTTCCGCAGCCTGCCCGCTGCGACGGGTGAGCCTCGCAAGGTGAATCCACCAGAGACACGCGAAGCGCCTCCGGGACCGACTGCAAAGCCGGTCGTGGCGATGTCTGAAATTGTCGAAACGACGCTGGCCAATGGTATTCAGGTCGTCGCGACGCAAACCGGCGATGTGCCGATTGCCACTATGACCGTGCTGCTGCCGGGCGGTAGTGCGAGCGATCCGCGTTCCAAAGCCGGCATTGCGGAATTCGCCGCTGGCCTCGCCAATAAGGGCACGGCCAATATGAGCGCGACTGAAATTGCCGCGCGGCTCGAAAGTCTAGGCGCTTCGATGTCTGGGACTGCCGGAACTGATGGCACGTTCTTCAGCCTGACCGCGCCGGTTGCGACGATGGAGGCTGCGGGTGAAGTGCTCGCTGATGTGATTCGGAGCGCGACCTACCCCGACGATGAATTCGAGCGCGAACGTAAACGTGCAATCGACGGATTGCAGGTCTCGCTGAAGGAGCCAGGCGCGCTTGCACGATATGTCATGCAGCCAGCGCTTTATGGCGGAGCTGCCTATGGCACATTGGCAGATGGTACGCCGGAAAGCCTTGCTGCGCTGACTGCGGCGGACCTTGTGAATCACCGCGAGACCTACTGGCATCCTTCGCGCACCAAAGTAATCGTCAGCGGCGGTATCTCTGCAGATGACGCCACGGCGCTAGCTAACCGTCTGCTCGGCGGCTGGACCGTCGATAGCGCGCCGCCGCCCGTGATCGCCGACCCCGACGGAAAGGCACAGCCTGTCCGCACGATCGTCGTCGATATGCCCGAGGCAGGGCAGGCCGCAGTGATCGCTGCCGTTCGTTCGGTCTCCCGCTCGGACGAGCAGTATTACCCGCTGATGCTGGCCAATTCGGTACTCGGCGGCGGATCAAGCGGGCGTTTGTTCGAGGAGGTTCGCACTAAGCGCAGTCTCAGCTACGGCGCCTATAGCGGTATGCCATCGCGGGCAGGTGAGGCTGTGCTGTCAGCCAGCGCTCAGACCAAGAATGAAAGCGCCGCGGATGTCGCGAAGATATTCCTCGATGAATTTGCGCGTCTCGGCACTGAGCCGCTTGAAGAAGAAGCGCTGGAGAAACGCCGCTTGTTCCTGGGCGGAGCCTATGCCCGCTCGCTTGAAACCAGCTCCGGCTTCAACGGGATCGTTGCCGGATTGTTACAGCAAGGGATCGAGCCAGCAGAAGCTGCCAAACTGGCTGAGCGCTTGTCTGCCGTTAGCGCCGAAGATGCTTCCGCTGCCGCAAAGGCAACGGTCGATCCCGAGCAAGCAACGCTTATCATCGTCGGCGATTCCAAGCAGTTCATTGATGGCATTCGAGAACTGCGCCCTGACGTGGAAGTCATTCCGGCTGCGGAGCTGAACCTCTCAAACGAGACCCTGCGCTCCGCAGCCGAATAG
- a CDS encoding ABC transporter ATP-binding protein/permease, with translation MPPDNVTKSQLATERDPDSWAMIRRFLPYLWPKGRPDLKQRIIVALLLVLVAKGIILSLPFAYKYAIDAMSGEGGATGLAAVPMAMVVAYAGGRFASVMFDGIRNITFEKVGQDAGRELATDVFGRLHSLSLRFHLGRRTGEITKVIERGTKSIESMLYFILFNIAPTIIELTVVAVVFYFLFGWELVAATAVTVVTYIAVTRWITEWRTKLRAEMNDLDGTALARAVDSLLNYETVKYFGAEKREQKRYGDAAEAYAKAAVKSDNSLALLNITQAFITNALMAGAMAYTVWRWSLGELTVGDLVLVNTYLMQLFRPLDLLGWVYRTIRQGVVDMAAMFTLIDTEIEVQDVPGAPALLVKRPSIVFDDVVFGYDRDRTILHGLSFEVPAGGHIALVGPSGAGKSTIARLLFRFYDPWSGRILIDGQDIAQVQQETVRQAIGIVPQDSVLFNDTIGYNIAYGRDGAGEAEIMAAARDASILPFIEQLPKGLATEVGERGLKLSGGEKQRVAIARTLVKNPPILLLDEATSALDSRTEQDILATLHKVSADRTTLSIAHRLSTIADADRILVLEGGKLAESGSHSELLRMDGLYADMWSRQQSESEDIKV, from the coding sequence ATGCCACCTGATAATGTAACCAAGTCGCAATTGGCGACAGAGCGCGATCCCGACAGCTGGGCAATGATCCGGCGGTTCCTGCCCTATCTTTGGCCAAAAGGCCGCCCGGATCTAAAACAGCGGATCATTGTCGCGCTTTTGCTGGTGTTGGTGGCCAAGGGCATCATCCTCAGCCTGCCTTTCGCTTATAAATATGCGATCGATGCCATGTCTGGTGAAGGCGGTGCGACCGGCCTCGCGGCAGTCCCTATGGCAATGGTCGTTGCCTATGCCGGCGGACGTTTCGCTTCGGTGATGTTCGACGGTATCCGCAACATCACTTTCGAAAAAGTCGGGCAGGACGCCGGGCGCGAACTGGCCACAGATGTGTTTGGACGTTTGCACAGCCTATCGCTGCGTTTCCATCTTGGCCGCCGGACCGGCGAGATAACCAAGGTCATCGAACGCGGCACCAAGAGCATCGAATCCATGCTCTATTTCATCCTGTTCAACATCGCTCCGACGATTATCGAGCTGACAGTCGTTGCGGTAGTGTTCTACTTTCTATTTGGCTGGGAGCTGGTTGCGGCGACTGCCGTAACAGTCGTCACCTATATTGCAGTCACCCGCTGGATTACCGAATGGCGCACCAAATTGCGCGCGGAGATGAACGACCTCGACGGCACGGCCCTCGCCCGCGCGGTGGACTCGCTGCTCAACTATGAAACCGTCAAATATTTCGGCGCGGAGAAGCGCGAGCAGAAGCGGTATGGCGATGCAGCAGAAGCCTATGCCAAGGCGGCAGTAAAGTCCGACAATTCGCTGGCCCTGCTGAACATAACGCAAGCCTTCATCACCAATGCGCTGATGGCGGGCGCAATGGCGTACACCGTCTGGCGCTGGAGTCTGGGCGAGCTGACCGTCGGCGATCTGGTGCTGGTGAACACTTATCTGATGCAGCTTTTCCGTCCGCTCGATTTGCTCGGCTGGGTGTACCGGACGATCCGGCAGGGCGTGGTCGATATGGCGGCGATGTTCACCCTGATCGATACTGAAATCGAAGTTCAGGACGTGCCGGGCGCGCCTGCGCTGTTGGTCAAACGCCCCTCCATTGTTTTCGACGATGTCGTCTTTGGATATGACCGTGACCGGACGATCCTTCATGGGCTGAGCTTTGAAGTGCCCGCCGGCGGGCATATCGCCTTGGTCGGGCCGTCGGGCGCGGGTAAATCGACAATCGCGCGGCTACTCTTTCGCTTTTACGATCCGTGGTCGGGCCGCATCCTGATCGACGGTCAGGATATCGCGCAGGTCCAGCAAGAAACCGTCCGCCAAGCTATTGGCATCGTTCCGCAGGACAGTGTGCTGTTCAACGACACCATCGGCTACAATATTGCCTATGGCCGCGACGGTGCTGGTGAAGCGGAAATTATGGCCGCCGCGCGCGATGCATCGATCCTGCCGTTTATCGAGCAATTGCCCAAGGGCCTTGCGACCGAAGTGGGCGAACGCGGCTTGAAGCTATCTGGCGGGGAGAAGCAGCGCGTTGCGATTGCCCGCACGCTGGTGAAAAACCCACCCATCCTGCTGCTCGACGAGGCCACAAGCGCACTCGACAGCCGGACGGAGCAGGACATCCTCGCCACGCTGCACAAGGTTTCCGCAGACCGCACGACACTCAGCATTGCACACCGCCTCTCGACAATCGCTGATGCAGACCGCATTCTGGTACTCGAAGGCGGGAAGCTGGCTGAAAGCGGCAGCCACAGTGAGCTGCTCCGCATGGATGGCCTCTATGCCGATATGTGGTCACGCCAGCAGAGTGAGAGTGAGGATATCAAAGTTTGA
- a CDS encoding AraC family transcriptional regulator, whose protein sequence is MSAFEIIDLLARGGALSLLALWSWLLIRDKWEALAARLAVAMNAAIACHIIATISEVADEAWYDAPLAIGAGLVAPLFWLFARAWFDDRSRVGRLGWAALAVMAITTALHQVEFDQPTLLVDTSLVVFRILQAVFALAGLYVAWSGRENDLVEARRRFRLSLIVAVGALIMMTNMIEMLAYNEQIPMLSRSFIEFGIMIVAFGFCAAMFGIRQADLLGAPDRPQSEVPLVTQSSDPLAATIETAMAEQMLYRDEKLTIAALASTLGEQEYRIRRTINGTLGHRNFARFVNSYRLGEIKAALADPSQCEVPILTIALDAGFGSLGPFNRAFRDVEAMTPTQYRKAKLADSEIG, encoded by the coding sequence TTGAGCGCATTTGAGATCATCGACCTGCTCGCCCGCGGCGGAGCTTTGTCGCTCCTCGCTTTATGGAGCTGGTTGCTGATCCGCGACAAATGGGAAGCACTGGCGGCGCGGCTCGCTGTAGCGATGAATGCCGCAATAGCCTGCCACATCATCGCTACAATTTCAGAAGTCGCTGACGAGGCATGGTACGACGCGCCTCTTGCGATTGGCGCAGGCCTTGTTGCGCCGCTTTTCTGGCTTTTCGCCCGCGCATGGTTCGATGACCGCTCGCGGGTCGGCAGACTCGGCTGGGCGGCGCTTGCCGTGATGGCAATCACCACCGCATTGCACCAAGTCGAATTTGACCAGCCTACGCTACTGGTCGACACATCGCTGGTTGTGTTCCGCATCCTTCAGGCCGTCTTCGCCCTTGCCGGCCTTTATGTCGCATGGAGCGGCCGTGAAAATGATCTGGTCGAGGCGCGGCGGCGTTTTCGCCTTAGTTTGATCGTCGCGGTTGGCGCGCTGATCATGATGACAAACATGATCGAAATGCTGGCTTACAACGAGCAAATTCCGATGCTGTCGCGCAGCTTCATCGAATTTGGCATCATGATCGTGGCGTTTGGTTTTTGCGCTGCAATGTTCGGCATCAGGCAAGCCGACTTACTCGGCGCTCCCGACCGGCCTCAATCTGAGGTGCCACTGGTGACGCAAAGTAGTGATCCCCTCGCTGCGACAATCGAAACCGCCATGGCGGAGCAGATGCTCTACCGCGACGAGAAGCTGACGATTGCAGCGCTCGCATCAACATTGGGCGAGCAGGAATACCGCATCCGTCGTACGATCAACGGTACGCTGGGCCACCGCAACTTTGCGCGCTTCGTCAACTCCTACCGGCTGGGCGAAATCAAAGCCGCGCTCGCTGATCCATCGCAGTGCGAAGTGCCTATCCTGACCATTGCTCTCGACGCAGGGTTTGGTTCTCTCGGCCCATTCAACCGCGCATTTCGCGACGTGGAAGCGATGACACCAACGCAATATAGAAAGGCCAAACTGGCCGATTCCGAAATCGGCTAG